Proteins found in one Ornithorhynchus anatinus isolate Pmale09 chromosome 8, mOrnAna1.pri.v4, whole genome shotgun sequence genomic segment:
- the LOC100085972 gene encoding creatine kinase U-type, mitochondrial — protein MAGPFSRLLSARPGLRFLAVAGAGSLAAGFLLRPDPLRAAGDRRRLYPPSAEYPDLRKHNNCMASHLTPTLYARLCDKTTPTGWTLDQCIQTGVDNPGHPFIKTVGMVAGDEETYEVFAELFDPVIQERHNGYNPRSMRHITDLDASKIRSGHFDERYVLSSRVRTGRSIRGLSLPPACTRAERREVERVVVDALSGLKGDLEGRYYRLSDMTEAEQQRLIDDHFLFDKPVSPLLTAAGMARDWPDARGIWHNNEKSFLIWVNEEDHTRVISMEKGGNMKRVFERFCRGLKEVERLIQERGWEFMWNERLGYILTCPSNLGTGLRAGVHVKLPLLSKDSRFPKILENLRLQKRGTGGVDTAATGSTFDISNLDRLGKSEVELVQLVIDGVNYLVDCERRLEKGQDIRVPAPLSTTSKH, from the exons ATGGCCGGTCCCTTCTCTCGCCTGCTCTCCGCCCGCCCGGGGCTCCGGTTCCTCGCCGTGGCCGGCGCCGGCTCCCTGGCCGCGGGCTTCCTGCTCCGCCCCGACCCGCTGCGGGCCGCCGGGGACCGGAGAAGGCTCTACCCGCCCAG TGCCGAGTACCCTGACCTCCGCAAGCACAACAACTGCATGGCCAGCCATCTGACCCCGACCCTTTACGCCCGGCTCTGCGACAAGACCACACCTACTGGCTGGACACTGGACCAGTGTATCCAGACCGGCGTGGACAACCCCGGCCACCCCTTCATCAAGACCGTTGGCATGGTGGCTGGAGATGAAGAGACCTATGAG GTGTTCGCGGAGCTGTTTGATCCGGTGATCCAGGAGCGCCATAATGGCTACAACCCCCGCTCCATGAGACACATAACCGACCTGGATGCCAGCAAG ATCCGGTCCGGCCACTTCGACGAGCGGTACGTGTTGTCCTCACGGGTGCGGACAGGCCGCAGCATCCGGGGGCTCAGCCTGCCCCCCGCTTGCACGAGGGCCGAGCGGCgcgaggtggagagggtggtggtggacGCGCTGAGTGGCTTGAAAGGAGACCTGGAGGGACGCTACTACCGGCTCAGTGACATGACGGAGGCGGAGCAGCAGCGGCTCATTGAT GATCACTTCCTGTTTGACAAACCCGTGTCCCCCTTGCTGACTGCAGCGGGCATGGCCCGAGACTGGCCCGATGCCCGTGGAATCTG gcacAATAACGAGAAGAGCTTCCTGATCTGGGTGAATGAAGAGGATCACACTCGGGTCATCTCCATGGAGAAGGGCGGAAACATGAAGAGGGTGTTCGAGAGGTTCTGCAGGGGACTCAAAGAG GTGGAGCGGCTGATCCAGGAGCGCGGCTGGGAGTTCATGTGGAACGAGCGACTGGGCTACATCCTGACCTGCCCTTCCAACCTGGGCACCGGACTGCGGGCCGGCGTCCACGTCAAACTGCCCCTGCTGAGCAAG GACAGCCGCTTCCCTAAGATCCTGGAGAACCTGCGCCTGCAGAAACGTGGCACCGGGGGTGTGGATACAGCGGCCACGGGCAGCACGTTTGACATCTCGAACTTGGACCGGCTGGGGAAGTCAGAG GTGGAGCTGGTGCAGCTGGTCATCGACGGTGTCAATTACCTGGTAGACTGTGAGCGGCGTCTGGAGAAGGGCCAGGATATCCGCGTGCCggctcccctctccaccacatCCAAGCACTGA